A genome region from Natronobeatus ordinarius includes the following:
- a CDS encoding polysaccharide deacetylase family protein, with product MRDSEFALCLTHDVDRPYKTFQGPYYAVKERDRSHLRSLVSAERPYWQFEDIMALEDRLGVRSSFYFLNEKRLFRDKAPPEWLNPTNWKLFTGRYDVTDDEIVDVICTLDDGGWEVGLHGSYDSSDDLERLRHEKAVLEGILGSTVVGGRQHYLNLSRPKTWAYHREIGLRYDASLGSSASYGFDGRYDVYRPFDDEFVVFPLTLMDGTLLSATPSVAAAWDECRRLLSEAAEHDAVMTVCWHPRHFNEREFPGYRTIYERLIREAQSMGAWVGPCAEWYERRVKRPVSN from the coding sequence ATGCGAGACTCCGAATTCGCCCTCTGTCTCACCCACGACGTCGATCGGCCCTACAAGACGTTTCAGGGGCCGTACTACGCCGTGAAAGAGCGCGACCGCTCACACCTTCGATCGCTGGTCTCGGCGGAGCGACCGTACTGGCAGTTCGAGGATATCATGGCCCTCGAGGACCGGCTGGGCGTCCGGTCGTCGTTTTATTTCCTGAACGAGAAACGACTCTTCCGGGATAAAGCCCCGCCGGAGTGGCTGAATCCGACGAACTGGAAACTGTTCACCGGACGCTACGACGTCACCGACGACGAGATCGTCGACGTGATCTGCACGCTCGACGACGGCGGCTGGGAGGTCGGGCTCCACGGCTCGTACGACTCCTCCGACGACCTCGAGCGGCTGCGACACGAGAAGGCGGTGCTCGAGGGCATCCTCGGCTCGACGGTCGTCGGCGGCCGACAGCACTACCTCAACCTCTCGAGACCGAAGACGTGGGCGTATCACCGCGAGATCGGGTTGCGCTACGACGCGAGCCTCGGCTCGAGTGCGTCGTACGGATTCGACGGCCGCTACGACGTCTATCGGCCGTTCGACGACGAGTTCGTGGTCTTCCCCCTGACGCTCATGGACGGGACCCTGCTGTCGGCGACCCCGTCGGTGGCGGCCGCGTGGGACGAGTGTCGGCGACTCCTCTCGGAGGCGGCCGAACACGACGCGGTCATGACCGTCTGCTGGCATCCCCGACACTTCAACGAACGGGAGTTCCCGGGCTATCGAACCATTTACGAGCGCCTGATTCGGGAGGCACAGTCGATGGGGGCCTGGGTCGGACCCTGCGCCGAGTGGTACGAACGGCGTGTGAAACGACCTGTCTCGAACTAA
- a CDS encoding GNAT family N-acetyltransferase: MSDVNATGSNARTAAVEIERCDDDGRWDDLLDRTARSTVFHRSVVLSALERHSAGTVHRLVGADESGPVGVCPLFELSKGGLTAVFTPPPRRGILFQGPLVFDAPTTSRETFGRRNERFVAACLDWIATEIGPSYERLCPTTEYVDVRPFERRGYAVCPQYTYVVDLSRDPDSLKRSFSRTPRRNIEARRTDVEIGVGDADDIRFIHRQVQNRYEAQGKAYTVPVEFLLELYEQSPEPIVTPYVGSLDGERKAGLIALFDETTAYFSEGGATPDAGVPFNDHLHWRVMCDAKSRGLSAYDLQGANTPRICAYKSKFNPEVRTYYEIESGTLVTSLASKLYRKLR, translated from the coding sequence ATGTCTGACGTCAACGCAACCGGTTCGAACGCACGCACGGCGGCCGTCGAGATCGAACGGTGTGACGACGATGGCCGGTGGGACGATTTGCTCGATCGAACGGCCCGATCGACGGTGTTTCACCGGTCGGTCGTCCTGAGCGCACTCGAGCGCCACTCCGCCGGGACCGTTCACCGACTGGTCGGCGCCGACGAGTCGGGTCCCGTCGGCGTCTGTCCGCTGTTCGAACTGTCCAAAGGAGGTCTCACCGCCGTGTTCACGCCGCCCCCGAGGCGAGGCATCCTGTTTCAGGGGCCGCTCGTGTTCGACGCGCCGACGACGTCGCGGGAGACGTTCGGCCGACGGAACGAACGGTTCGTCGCCGCCTGTCTGGACTGGATCGCCACGGAAATCGGGCCCAGCTACGAACGGCTCTGTCCGACGACGGAGTACGTCGACGTTCGACCGTTCGAGCGACGAGGGTACGCCGTCTGTCCGCAGTACACCTACGTCGTCGATCTCTCGCGCGACCCCGACTCGCTCAAACGATCGTTCTCGCGCACCCCCCGTCGAAACATCGAGGCCAGACGCACCGACGTCGAGATCGGCGTCGGTGACGCCGACGACATCCGATTCATCCACCGCCAGGTGCAGAATCGATACGAAGCCCAGGGGAAAGCGTACACCGTGCCCGTCGAGTTCCTCCTCGAGCTGTACGAGCAAAGCCCGGAACCGATCGTCACGCCGTACGTCGGCTCGCTCGACGGCGAGCGCAAAGCCGGCCTCATCGCACTCTTCGACGAGACGACGGCGTACTTCTCCGAGGGCGGGGCAACGCCCGACGCCGGCGTCCCGTTCAACGATCACCTCCACTGGCGGGTCATGTGCGACGCGAAATCCCGCGGCCTCTCGGCGTACGATCTGCAGGGGGCGAACACGCCCCGGATCTGTGCGTACAAATCGAAGTTCAACCCCGAGGTGCGGACCTACTACGAGATCGAGTCCGGCACCCTCGTCACGTCCCTCGCCTCGAAGCTGTACCGAAAGCTACGGTGA
- a CDS encoding flippase — translation MARESIENVSWEFGGRVVHIVTSGLLLIVLTRVLGPDRYGLLALAIAVFTFARLLSESGLHWSAARYIAEFKTDRPDRAATVVLESGLLVVGASTLVSLSLFLLSAPLASLIGEPRLSPLLAAGSGVVFCYSIHRYNRHILQGYEDIRGSATVHSIEGVLTLAFVAGFVLYRPTALAAVVGYVLAYACATAVGLVAVYRTGAIGSATFIDRSTIRWQVLRYNVPLTATRLSNVVDRQVGVLLVGYFLTAANAGFYALGKQIADFVRVPAASLGFALAPTYGARKTSGELDTATELFEESLTTTLILYVPAAAGLIIIAEPAILTVFGLEYAGAVVVVQILAVFVFFHTLVNISAPGLDYLGRARIRAIANAGTSAVNVALTVALIPAIGVAGAAVATSVTTACYALVCLSIMYAELRFDLRSVAVCFSKMSAITVGMSLAVYTSTTYLTGAAAVAVGITVGVGIWLLACQLLALFDVRQLVANRSG, via the coding sequence ATGGCGCGTGAGTCCATCGAGAACGTCTCGTGGGAGTTCGGTGGCCGAGTCGTTCACATCGTCACCTCCGGACTCTTGCTGATCGTGCTGACTCGAGTCCTGGGTCCGGACCGGTACGGGCTGCTCGCCCTCGCGATCGCGGTCTTCACGTTCGCGAGGTTGCTGAGCGAGTCCGGCCTCCACTGGTCGGCGGCGAGGTACATCGCGGAGTTCAAAACCGACCGCCCCGACAGGGCGGCGACGGTCGTCCTCGAGTCCGGACTGCTGGTCGTCGGCGCATCGACGCTGGTCTCGCTCTCACTCTTCCTCCTCTCGGCTCCGCTGGCGTCGCTGATCGGGGAGCCGCGGCTCTCGCCGCTGCTGGCCGCGGGTTCGGGCGTCGTCTTCTGTTACTCCATCCATCGCTACAACAGACACATCCTCCAGGGGTACGAGGACATCCGCGGGAGCGCGACGGTGCACTCGATCGAGGGCGTGCTGACGCTCGCGTTCGTCGCCGGATTCGTCCTGTACCGACCGACGGCGCTCGCCGCAGTCGTCGGATACGTCCTCGCCTACGCCTGTGCCACCGCCGTCGGACTCGTCGCCGTCTACAGGACGGGAGCGATCGGATCGGCGACGTTCATCGACCGGTCGACGATCCGCTGGCAGGTCCTCCGATACAACGTCCCGCTGACCGCCACCCGGCTGTCGAACGTCGTCGATCGGCAGGTCGGCGTCTTGCTCGTCGGCTACTTCCTCACCGCGGCCAACGCCGGCTTCTACGCGCTCGGAAAGCAGATTGCAGACTTCGTCAGGGTTCCGGCCGCCTCGCTCGGATTCGCTCTCGCGCCGACCTACGGGGCCCGCAAAACGAGCGGCGAACTCGACACCGCCACCGAGCTCTTCGAGGAGAGCCTCACGACGACGTTGATCCTGTACGTCCCCGCTGCCGCAGGACTGATCATCATCGCGGAGCCGGCGATCCTGACCGTCTTCGGCCTCGAGTACGCCGGCGCCGTCGTCGTCGTCCAGATCCTGGCGGTGTTTGTCTTCTTCCACACGCTCGTCAACATCTCCGCGCCCGGGCTCGATTACCTCGGGAGAGCACGCATCCGGGCGATCGCAAACGCCGGCACCTCCGCGGTCAACGTCGCCCTCACCGTCGCGTTGATCCCGGCGATCGGCGTCGCGGGTGCAGCCGTCGCCACCTCGGTGACGACTGCCTGTTACGCGCTCGTCTGCCTGTCCATCATGTACGCCGAGCTCCGGTTCGACCTCCGGTCCGTCGCCGTCTGTTTCTCGAAAATGTCCGCGATCACGGTCGGTATGTCACTCGCCGTTTACACGTCGACGACCTACCTCACCGGGGCCGCCGCGGTCGCGGTTGGAATCACGGTCGGCGTCGGAATCTGGCTCCTCGCCTGTCAGCTCCTGGCGTTGTTCGACGTCAGACAACTGGTCGCAAATCGATCCGGATGA
- a CDS encoding alkaline phosphatase family protein — protein sequence MQGSVLVIGIDGGDFRTIDPLIDAGAMPNVASLLEDGYHATLESSMPPWTPTAWTSLTSGTNPGKHGVFDFETPDGDRLVDADDVRTNRLWETLTEAGGRSIVVNVPVTDPAPEIDGVVVPGFLGREVDRLQAQPADVVDELREKLGEYRVYADESLEGDALCEEYVHLMGLRRDATAYLCETYEWDFAMVEFQATDLVFHELPERRHVERVYRSVDELIGSLLETVDADYTMLVSDHGMGELGRWDVRINTWLKRRGYLETSVDGRAHGWEKPVADGDDGRADDLATRAVRGLSRAGLTPQRVESGLASVGLAALARRAIPDAVLGHLVTAGEKIDQDASSAYFPSSACLGIYCDDDVRPELLEELAALTVPDGSRPVFEAVEPAERVYHGPCVSDGPDVLLTPTDFDHFVSAVVTESVFDESRHRYNHKPTGILVATGPRVQPTSERGTAHVHDVAPTVLAALEVPLDVAFDGEPIEAIGGEPVGEVRYSRWTRERDRAESAAVRRRLEGLGYLE from the coding sequence ATGCAGGGTAGCGTGCTCGTTATCGGGATCGACGGCGGAGACTTCCGGACGATCGATCCACTGATCGACGCCGGCGCGATGCCGAACGTGGCGTCGCTCCTCGAGGACGGCTACCACGCCACGCTCGAGAGCTCGATGCCGCCGTGGACGCCGACGGCGTGGACCTCGTTGACGTCCGGAACGAATCCGGGGAAACACGGCGTGTTCGACTTCGAGACGCCGGACGGAGACCGGCTCGTCGACGCGGACGACGTCCGAACGAATCGACTCTGGGAGACGCTCACCGAGGCCGGCGGGCGGTCGATCGTCGTGAACGTCCCGGTCACCGACCCTGCCCCCGAGATCGACGGCGTCGTCGTCCCCGGGTTTCTCGGTCGGGAAGTCGATCGGCTGCAGGCACAGCCGGCGGACGTCGTGGACGAACTCCGCGAGAAACTGGGCGAGTACCGGGTGTACGCCGACGAGTCGCTCGAGGGCGACGCCCTCTGTGAGGAGTACGTGCACCTGATGGGGCTGCGACGGGACGCGACCGCGTATCTCTGTGAGACGTACGAGTGGGACTTCGCCATGGTTGAGTTTCAGGCGACGGATCTCGTCTTCCACGAACTGCCGGAGCGACGCCACGTCGAGCGCGTCTATCGGTCGGTGGACGAGCTGATCGGATCGCTCCTCGAGACCGTCGACGCCGACTACACGATGCTGGTCTCGGATCACGGAATGGGCGAGCTGGGCCGGTGGGACGTCCGGATCAACACCTGGTTGAAACGACGCGGCTACCTCGAGACGTCGGTCGACGGGCGAGCACACGGGTGGGAGAAGCCGGTCGCCGACGGCGACGACGGCCGCGCCGACGACCTCGCGACGCGGGCGGTTCGTGGCCTCTCCCGGGCCGGACTCACCCCGCAGCGAGTCGAGTCGGGGCTGGCAAGCGTGGGGCTCGCGGCGCTGGCCAGACGGGCGATTCCGGACGCGGTGCTCGGCCACCTCGTCACGGCTGGCGAGAAGATCGACCAGGACGCCTCGAGCGCCTACTTCCCCTCGAGCGCCTGCCTCGGCATCTACTGCGACGACGATGTTCGTCCGGAACTCCTCGAGGAACTCGCCGCACTGACGGTTCCCGACGGTTCGAGACCGGTGTTCGAGGCCGTCGAGCCGGCCGAGCGGGTGTATCACGGCCCGTGCGTCTCGGACGGTCCCGACGTCCTGCTCACGCCGACTGACTTCGATCACTTCGTGAGCGCCGTCGTGACGGAGTCGGTCTTCGACGAGTCGAGACACCGGTACAATCACAAGCCGACCGGAATCCTCGTCGCGACGGGGCCTCGCGTGCAACCGACGTCCGAGCGGGGGACGGCACACGTTCACGACGTCGCACCGACCGTCCTCGCGGCGCTCGAGGTCCCCCTCGACGTCGCCTTCGACGGCGAACCGATCGAGGCGATCGGCGGCGAACCCGTCGGCGAGGTGCGGTACAGCCGCTGGACCCGCGAGCGGGATCGAGCAGAGTCAGCGGCGGTGCGGCGCCGGCTGGAGGGACTCGGCTACCTGGAGTGA
- a CDS encoding universal stress protein, translated as MISRILVPMDDSEMAKKALEYALQNHPDADVTVFHVVGVPSAFMGEATSLALEEDLEDVAEGRAEPVFERAREVAAEYDAELETEFALGQPGRAIVRRAEEFDTVVLGSHGRHSGDVLRRYLVGNVAKTVFNRSPVPVTVVR; from the coding sequence ATGATCTCTCGCATCCTCGTCCCGATGGACGACTCCGAGATGGCAAAGAAGGCACTCGAGTACGCCCTACAGAACCACCCCGACGCCGACGTCACCGTCTTCCACGTCGTCGGCGTCCCGTCGGCGTTCATGGGTGAGGCGACGAGCCTCGCGCTCGAGGAGGACCTCGAGGACGTCGCCGAGGGACGTGCCGAGCCGGTCTTCGAGCGCGCCCGCGAGGTGGCCGCCGAGTACGACGCGGAACTCGAAACCGAGTTCGCGCTCGGCCAGCCAGGTCGGGCGATCGTCCGACGCGCCGAGGAGTTCGACACGGTCGTCCTCGGCAGTCACGGTCGGCACAGCGGCGACGTGCTCAGGCGGTATCTGGTCGGCAACGTCGCCAAAACCGTCTTCAATCGCTCACCGGTTCCAGTGACGGTCGTCAGGTGA
- a CDS encoding type I toxin-antitoxin system SymE family toxin — protein sequence MVRKKTLSPCGPRDENDNYRNAHINLHEDELTVAGLEIGEQVLVRVRENRIIIQEADI from the coding sequence ATGGTTCGAAAGAAGACCCTCAGCCCGTGCGGCCCCAGGGACGAAAATGACAACTACCGGAACGCCCACATCAACCTCCACGAGGACGAACTCACCGTGGCAGGGCTCGAAATCGGCGAGCAGGTGCTGGTACGCGTTCGTGAGAATCGGATCATCATCCAGGAAGCCGATATCTGA
- the fer gene encoding ferredoxin Fer, translated as MPTVEYLNYEVLDDHGWDMDDDDLFEKAADADLGDEDYGSLEVAEGEYILESAEAQGYDWPFSCRAGACANCAAIVTEGDIEMDMQQILSDEEVDEKMVRLTCIGHAITDEVQIVYNAKHLDYLQNRVI; from the coding sequence ATGCCCACGGTAGAATACCTCAACTACGAAGTGCTCGACGACCACGGCTGGGACATGGACGACGACGACCTGTTCGAGAAGGCCGCCGACGCCGACCTCGGCGATGAAGACTACGGCTCCCTCGAGGTCGCCGAAGGTGAGTACATCCTCGAGTCCGCGGAGGCTCAGGGCTACGACTGGCCCTTCTCGTGCCGCGCCGGTGCCTGTGCGAACTGTGCCGCCATCGTCACGGAAGGCGACATCGAGATGGACATGCAGCAGATCCTCAGCGACGAGGAAGTCGACGAGAAGATGGTCCGCCTGACCTGCATCGGTCACGCCATCACCGACGAGGTCCAGATCGTCTACAACGCGAAGCACCTCGACTACCTCCAGAACCGCGTCATCTAA
- a CDS encoding A24 family peptidase, producing MTLSALPATVPDLLRLLAVPVFAWAAVRDVRTRRVSSVVWIPLALLGAVTLVWDGWVAWNAGEFAWGAFLLPAAVSLGLVVPIAYLFWWFGGFGGADAKALMVLALLFPAFPSYAVAGREFPVATTPVDAFSFTILTNAVLVGLAIPIVLAVRNAAAGRIAPVMFVGWPIAWERATTTHGRLLQTPDGRTYGGLDLDALRMYLRWRGLTLADLRDEPDHYRNPATLPDDPNPPTDGRVDAGTILPDGGTTRHTDEREAELESESADGFDDSWGADAFLEDIEGSAYGTSPDELRAGLEVLVAEETVWISPGTPFLVPVFAGLLLALGYGDLLAGVFF from the coding sequence GTGACGCTCTCGGCGCTGCCTGCGACGGTTCCCGACCTCCTTCGGTTGCTCGCCGTCCCCGTCTTCGCCTGGGCGGCCGTCCGCGACGTCAGAACGCGGCGGGTCTCGAGCGTCGTCTGGATTCCGCTCGCGCTCCTCGGGGCGGTGACCCTCGTCTGGGACGGCTGGGTCGCCTGGAACGCGGGCGAGTTCGCGTGGGGGGCGTTCCTGCTCCCGGCGGCAGTGAGCCTGGGGCTCGTCGTGCCGATCGCGTACCTGTTCTGGTGGTTCGGGGGCTTCGGCGGCGCCGACGCGAAGGCACTCATGGTGCTTGCGCTGCTGTTCCCGGCGTTCCCGTCGTACGCCGTTGCCGGCCGGGAGTTCCCGGTGGCGACGACGCCCGTCGACGCGTTCTCGTTCACGATCCTCACCAACGCCGTGCTCGTTGGCCTCGCCATCCCGATCGTCCTGGCGGTCCGGAACGCCGCCGCCGGCCGGATCGCTCCGGTGATGTTCGTCGGCTGGCCCATCGCCTGGGAGCGTGCGACGACCACCCACGGCCGGCTGTTACAGACGCCCGACGGCCGCACCTACGGGGGACTCGACCTCGACGCCCTGCGGATGTACCTCCGGTGGCGGGGACTCACGCTGGCGGACCTGCGCGACGAACCCGACCACTACCGGAATCCGGCCACCCTCCCTGACGACCCCAACCCGCCGACCGACGGCCGTGTCGACGCAGGCACCATCTTGCCCGACGGTGGCACCACCCGTCACACCGACGAACGGGAGGCCGAACTCGAGTCCGAGAGCGCGGACGGGTTCGACGACTCCTGGGGCGCCGACGCGTTCCTCGAGGACATCGAGGGATCCGCCTACGGGACCTCGCCAGACGAGCTCCGGGCAGGACTCGAGGTGCTCGTCGCCGAAGAGACGGTCTGGATCTCGCCGGGAACGCCCTTCCTGGTCCCCGTCTTCGCCGGGCTGTTGCTCGCGCTCGGCTACGGCGACCTCCTGGCTGGCGTGTTCTTCTGA
- a CDS encoding GNAT family N-acetyltransferase, protein MSLEVTVLDSIESADRNQWNHVVETAPLGSLFHRYEWLEALEAGTASTPRHLVVHKKGNPVGLLPNVITDVGPVSRLDSLYPGFGGPIAITDEEAVLEALLGVVPRLCDGTVLFSRLRTYDQAAIRYHELFRAHGYDLDVKWCRIALELSQGWEAVSAAMDRTRRRGIRRGHDQAFEIVDVPISRHALARFYDAYAAVMERSGLPVLPYSFFLALEHLDDRLELFSLRVDGEARGSILCYRDDEQSTLHYAYSGVKREHFEYHAAELLHEHAIKWAIEHGYDTYDLLRTAPDFRDGLFRFKSQFGGRVVPLLSWERGVPSPALPVLNLARSLQRRYLD, encoded by the coding sequence ATGTCCCTCGAAGTGACTGTCCTCGATAGCATCGAGTCGGCGGATCGGAATCAGTGGAATCACGTCGTCGAAACCGCCCCGCTCGGGAGCCTGTTCCACCGGTACGAGTGGCTCGAGGCGCTCGAGGCGGGAACTGCGTCGACGCCGCGACACCTGGTCGTCCACAAGAAGGGAAACCCGGTTGGCTTGCTGCCGAACGTGATCACCGACGTCGGCCCCGTCAGTCGGCTCGATTCGCTGTATCCCGGCTTCGGCGGCCCGATCGCGATCACGGACGAGGAGGCCGTCCTCGAGGCACTGCTCGGCGTGGTTCCCCGCCTCTGTGACGGGACGGTGCTGTTCAGCAGGCTGCGGACGTACGATCAGGCGGCGATTCGGTACCACGAACTCTTTCGCGCCCACGGCTACGACCTCGACGTCAAGTGGTGTCGGATCGCGCTGGAGCTCAGCCAGGGGTGGGAGGCGGTGTCCGCGGCGATGGACCGCACGCGCCGTCGCGGGATCAGACGCGGACACGATCAGGCGTTCGAAATCGTCGACGTGCCGATCTCCAGACACGCCCTCGCGAGGTTCTACGACGCGTACGCAGCGGTGATGGAGCGGTCGGGACTTCCCGTCCTCCCGTACTCGTTTTTCCTCGCGCTCGAGCACCTCGACGACCGACTCGAGCTGTTCTCGCTTCGCGTCGACGGCGAGGCGCGCGGCTCGATCCTCTGTTACCGCGACGACGAGCAGTCGACGCTGCACTACGCGTACTCGGGGGTGAAACGGGAGCACTTCGAGTATCACGCCGCCGAACTCCTCCACGAACACGCGATCAAGTGGGCGATCGAGCACGGCTACGACACGTACGACCTGCTCAGGACGGCGCCCGACTTTCGCGACGGCCTGTTTCGATTCAAATCTCAGTTCGGCGGCCGCGTGGTTCCCTTGCTCAGCTGGGAGCGCGGCGTCCCGTCGCCGGCGCTCCCGGTGCTCAACCTCGCTCGGTCGCTTCAGCGTCGGTACCTCGACTGA
- a CDS encoding NUDIX hydrolase, producing the protein MNASGLPIEHAAFAVVTSPADADVLVVKRPDDDEHLPGMWGLPATPIEPTEGVREAVERIGPEKLGVELEVAAFVGRGTIERVGSLLHGELYEATVVDGTPGVPQSGSGTPGTQYTDWRWVPEADAAETVREIARHGSLCTNLYLESVGAESYVDCIDAR; encoded by the coding sequence ATGAACGCCTCTGGACTCCCCATCGAGCACGCCGCCTTCGCGGTCGTGACCAGCCCGGCCGACGCCGACGTTCTCGTCGTGAAGCGACCCGACGACGACGAGCACCTGCCCGGGATGTGGGGCTTGCCAGCGACACCGATCGAACCGACCGAGGGAGTTCGCGAGGCCGTCGAGCGGATCGGACCGGAGAAACTCGGCGTCGAGCTCGAGGTGGCGGCGTTCGTCGGCCGCGGAACGATCGAACGCGTGGGCTCGTTGCTCCACGGCGAACTGTACGAGGCGACCGTCGTCGACGGGACGCCCGGGGTGCCCCAGTCGGGATCAGGGACGCCGGGGACGCAGTACACCGACTGGCGGTGGGTCCCTGAAGCCGACGCCGCCGAGACGGTTCGAGAGATCGCCCGCCACGGCTCACTCTGTACGAACCTCTACCTCGAGTCGGTCGGTGCAGAATCGTACGTCGACTGCATCGACGCCCGGTGA
- a CDS encoding HIT family protein — protein MSTIFSKIIDGEIPARVVYEDETTFAFLDANPLAPGHTLVIPKAEYERIEDLPEDVARDLFATVSRLTDAVQTAVDADGATVGFNNGEAAGQEVDHVHCHIVPRFADDDGGSLHTAFGDFADLSDDELDEIAADVERNA, from the coding sequence ATGAGTACGATCTTCAGCAAGATCATCGACGGCGAGATTCCCGCCCGCGTCGTGTACGAAGACGAGACGACGTTCGCGTTCCTCGACGCCAACCCGCTCGCGCCGGGACACACGCTCGTGATCCCGAAAGCTGAATATGAGCGCATCGAGGACCTGCCCGAGGACGTCGCCCGGGACCTCTTTGCGACGGTCAGCCGCCTCACCGACGCCGTCCAGACGGCCGTCGACGCCGACGGCGCGACCGTTGGCTTCAACAACGGCGAGGCCGCCGGCCAGGAGGTCGACCACGTCCACTGCCACATCGTTCCCCGCTTCGCCGACGACGACGGCGGCTCACTCCACACCGCATTCGGCGACTTCGCCGACCTCTCAGACGACGAGCTCGACGAGATCGCCGCCGACGTCGAGCGCAACGCGTGA
- a CDS encoding formyltransferase family protein gives MTERGPETVGVLADPYLDEWQLRAIDRAAAETGITVPLVVVNDPPDGEDPDAVANAVNDGPGIASLGLLGRTILRERAWALVLAERELATLVGEEHPLRKRRAVADARPIEDADVRVVEPITDGAWTELPAGVVDELADRCDVALRFGFGLIRGGVLDAPTFGVLSFHPADVRRYRGLGTPTAYADGRDEIGVTLQRLSTTIDGGEIVAESRVDVTGCATLWDVYERIHDRQIELVSEGLENLCDPAFEPTVPDSLGPYYPQDVRRSPRFAARTLARNLRGRLSRHR, from the coding sequence GTGACCGAACGCGGACCGGAGACGGTTGGCGTCCTCGCAGATCCTTACCTCGACGAGTGGCAGCTTCGGGCCATCGACCGGGCGGCGGCCGAAACGGGGATCACCGTTCCGCTGGTCGTCGTCAACGATCCGCCGGACGGCGAGGACCCGGACGCGGTCGCGAACGCGGTCAACGACGGCCCAGGGATCGCCTCTCTGGGGCTTCTCGGACGGACGATCCTGCGGGAACGCGCCTGGGCGCTCGTCCTCGCCGAACGCGAACTCGCGACGCTCGTCGGCGAGGAGCACCCCCTTCGGAAACGGCGAGCCGTCGCCGATGCGCGGCCGATCGAGGACGCCGACGTCCGCGTCGTCGAACCGATCACCGACGGTGCGTGGACCGAACTACCGGCAGGCGTGGTCGACGAACTCGCCGATCGCTGTGACGTGGCGCTCAGGTTCGGCTTCGGGCTGATTCGCGGTGGCGTTCTCGACGCACCGACGTTCGGGGTCCTGAGCTTCCACCCGGCCGACGTCCGCCGCTACCGTGGCCTCGGCACACCGACCGCGTACGCCGACGGCCGAGACGAGATCGGCGTGACGCTCCAGCGGCTGTCGACGACGATCGACGGCGGAGAGATCGTCGCCGAATCTCGCGTGGACGTCACGGGCTGTGCGACCCTCTGGGACGTGTACGAACGAATTCACGACCGCCAGATCGAGCTGGTGAGCGAGGGACTCGAGAACCTGTGTGACCCCGCGTTCGAACCGACGGTCCCCGACTCGCTGGGGCCGTACTACCCCCAGGACGTTCGCCGCTCGCCGCGATTCGCCGCCCGAACGCTCGCGCGAAACCTCCGTGGACGACTCTCACGCCACCGATGA